Genomic window (Candidatus Paceibacterota bacterium):
AGTTGGCTGGCTCTATCTCACAGCGGCGCCAAGACAGGCGCGGCAGAGGAGTGTTTACACATTGCCGCGGACGGCGGGATTCACTAGGTTCCGCCGTTCACTACGAGAAAGCGACTTGCATTGATATGAGTGTGTTGATTGTCGGTTCGACCGCGCTGGACTCCATCAAGACCCCGAAGGCGGAGAACCCCCGGCTGCTGGGCGGCTCAGCCAGCCATGCTTCCGTGGCGGCCAGCTTCTTCGCTCCGGTCAAATTGGTCGGGGTGGTGGGAAACGATTTCCCGCAGCGCTATCTACGGCTTTACGAGCGCCACGGCATTGACCTGGCGGGTCTGCAGCGGGTGCCGGGGAAGACCTTCCACTGGTCGGGGGAATATGAGGCGAACATGAACAATCGGCGGACGTTGCTGACCGAGTTGGGTGTGTTTGAGAACTTCAAACCGGAGCTGCCCAAGGCGTATCAGGCGGCGCCGTTCGTGCTGCTGGCCAACATCGCGCCCGCTTTGCAGCATCGCGTGTTGGACCAGATGCAACGCCCCCGGTTCGTGGCAGCCGACACCATGGATTTGTGGCTCAAGGTGGCCCGGCCAGACCTGTTGAAACTGCTCAAGCGAGTGGATGCGTTCGTGCTCAATGACAGCGAGGCGCAGCAGTTGACCGGGGAAGATAACATGCGCTCCGCGTTCAAGCAGATCCACCAACTCGGACCGCGATATGTGGTTATCAAGCAAGGTTCGCATGGCTCGGTGTTGTCCTGTCCCCGAGGCATGTTCATCTGCCCGGCCTATCCGCTGCAGCGCGTGGTGGACCCGACGGGAGCCGGGGATTCGTTTGCGGGCGGCATGATGGGTTACCTGGCGGCGGCCAAGGGGCCAATTGATCGCCATATCCGGCGGGCGATGATTTACGGGAGTGTGGTGGCCTCGTTCTGCTGCGAGGGCTTCGGCCTGCAGCACACAACACGAGTAACGCAGGCCGAGATTGAAAAGCGCGTGCAGGAGTTGGAACGTCTGACCCGGTTCTAGCGGAGCGCAGCCGCCGGCGTCAGATGTGGAAATCTTCGAGAGGACGGGTCTTGTCTTTCTTGCGCATAACTTTGACGTTGGCCTCTTCCTGGACAACCAGAGAATGCGGCGGGACGCTGGTGGTGAGAAAGACGTTCGCCCCGATGGTGCTGCCTTCACCTACCACCGTGTCCCCGCCCATGATGGTGGCGCCGGCATAAATAGTCACGTTGTCTTCGATGGTGGGGTGGCGCTTCTGGCCGCGAAGTTGCTGTCCGGCGGCCAGGGATTTCGCCACCAGCCCCACGCCCTGATACATCTTGACGTGGTTGCCGAGAATGGTCGTCTCTCCGACAACAGTCCCGGTGCAATGGTCCACGAAGAAGTGGGAGCCAATTCGCGCGCCGGGATGCAAATCCATGCCTGTGCGGGTGTGCGCCCACTCAGTCATAATGCGAGGAATGAGTGAGACGTTCTTGAGATACAACTCATGCGCCAGGCGCTGCACGGCGATGGCCTCGATGCAGGGATAGGCCACAATTACCTCCTCCTTGCTGAGGGCCGCCGGGTCGCCGTTGTAGGCGGCTTCGGTGTCGGTCTGGAGCAGTTCGCGGAGGCGGGGCAGGCTGGCGAGAAACTCGAGCGTCAGGGTGCGCGCAATCGGGCGCAGGCCCTTCCTGGGCAGTTCGG
Coding sequences:
- a CDS encoding PfkB family carbohydrate kinase — translated: MSVLIVGSTALDSIKTPKAENPRLLGGSASHASVAASFFAPVKLVGVVGNDFPQRYLRLYERHGIDLAGLQRVPGKTFHWSGEYEANMNNRRTLLTELGVFENFKPELPKAYQAAPFVLLANIAPALQHRVLDQMQRPRFVAADTMDLWLKVARPDLLKLLKRVDAFVLNDSEAQQLTGEDNMRSAFKQIHQLGPRYVVIKQGSHGSVLSCPRGMFICPAYPLQRVVDPTGAGDSFAGGMMGYLAAAKGPIDRHIRRAMIYGSVVASFCCEGFGLQHTTRVTQAEIEKRVQELERLTRF
- a CDS encoding serine O-acetyltransferase is translated as MPLTVTHLTDRLMASYASAGGINHLDGKNLPSKRAIALVTADLLRLLFPGFFDEKLVHSSALRSSTSPLIESVLRSLEDEITKSLEYSPPPELPRKGLRPIARTLTLEFLASLPRLRELLQTDTEAAYNGDPAALSKEEVIVAYPCIEAIAVQRLAHELYLKNVSLIPRIMTEWAHTRTGMDLHPGARIGSHFFVDHCTGTVVGETTILGNHVKMYQGVGLVAKSLAAGQQLRGQKRHPTIEDNVTIYAGATIMGGDTVVGEGSTIGANVFLTTSVPPHSLVVQEEANVKVMRKKDKTRPLEDFHI